One segment of Cydia amplana chromosome 16, ilCydAmpl1.1, whole genome shotgun sequence DNA contains the following:
- the LOC134655437 gene encoding uncharacterized protein LOC134655437: MARKGQVAIQDSVETDEEFELYLNANVQRLICMEVYSDYCGPCLATAFAVRKGKMEIGQDRIAMVKAMSDHIDALSRFKYKSEPVFLFISKGKLTRALFGANGIELCRLIEEELALTQKEIDTGAERPKQEITDQLPEEIMRIEDELKLESQMKAEEDRIRVATLAARKKRVSERLSRSVAGLNFILFFPHCHRAYYDLYENWDMLSIQVAAKEEIQITEDMIPEVLYMSDVEPNEACLHALCHGPALVVLFKFFDNDYRSFVKVLRHFLYEMIPEPKEDVPPEKQIPPIPAYERYATISKTPREVRRDRYNAMLQRLKDEEEERQRLAAEQARLAREAEEERLAQEKQRLEEEKMARIAAGLPASPEPEPVTEAEQLPEGEEGERPEGELPEGEKAEQTEATEAAPAEEAPPEEVVEEFHSDVEVEGEEYIPPGGLFVPGLYSPPNDLAKANGLKLFFPKVIAGLTKIESEHLPPHTLVMFPADKREVVKEVVDQYPEEILNLGIFHGDDLYSLEHVAYTVKQYDKMERGYPYKSKDRVAVMVSRKRSLPLLQLAGLNPTYISIDPPTAVRDCLTLFPVGYGDDYEEEESVVEEEIVVGYLP, translated from the exons ATGGCCCGCAAAGGACAGGTTGCCATCCAGGACTCCGTTGAAACGGACGAGGAGTTTGAGCTTTATCTCAATGCAAATGTACAAAGATTGATTT GTATGGAAGTGTACTCGGATTACTGCGGTCCCTGTCTCGCCACCGCCTTCGCTGTACGTAAGGGCAAGATGGAGATAGGACAAGATCGGATCGCTATGGTCAAG GCCATGTCCGACCATATTGACGCACTTTCCCGATTCAAATACAAAAGTGAACCAGTATTTCTCTTCATATCG AAAGGCAAGCTGACCCGCGCGCTGTTCGGCGCAAACGGGATCGAGCTGTGTCGACTCATCGAGGAGGAGTTGGCGTTAACACAGAAGGAGATTGATACGGGCGCCGAGCGGCCCAAGCAGGAGATCACGGACCAGCTGCCAGAGGAGATA ATGCGCATCGAAGACGAATTAAAGCTAGAGTCTCAGATGAAAGCGGAGGAAGACCGTATACGAGTCGCGACTCTAGCGGCCCGCAAAAAACGAGTCTCCGAAAGGCTGTCACGCTCCGTGGCCGGCCTGAACTTCATACTGTTCTTCCCGCACTGCCACCGGGCTTACTATGACCTCTACGAGAACTGGGACATGCTTA GCATACAAGTAGCAGCCAAGGAGGAGATTCAGATCACAGAGGACATGATACCCGAGGTGCTGTACATGAGCGACGTGGAGCCCAACGAGGCGTGCCTCCACGCGCTCTGCCACGGGCCGGCGCTCGTCGTGCTGTTCAAGTTCTTTGACAACGACTACAGGAGCTTCGTCA AGGTGCTTCGCCACTTTCTGTACGAGATGATCCCGGAGCCCAAAGAAGACGTGCCCCCGGAGAAGCAAATCCCGCCCATCCCGGCGTACGAGCGCTACGCCACCATCAGCAAGACACCGAGAGAAGTGCGGCGCGACCGTTATAACGCCATGCTGCAGAGACTG AAAGACGAGGAGGAAGAACGGCAGCGTCTGGCGGCGGAGCAGGCGCGCCTGGCGCGAGAGGCGGAGGAGGAACGCCTGGCGCAGGAGAAACAGCGCCTTGAGGAGGAGAAGATGGCGCGCATCGCGGCTGGG TTGCCCGCGTCTCCGGAGCCCGAGCCAGTGACCGAGGCGGAGCAACTGCCAGAGGGGGAGGAAGGGGAACGACCCGAAGGGGAGCTCCCTGAAGGGGAGAAGGCGGAGCAGACGGAGGCCACAGAGGCAGCT CCGGCTGAAGAAGCCCCTCCCGAGGAGGTAGTCGAGGAGTTCCACTCGGACGTGGAGGTGGAAGGCGAGGAGTACATACCCCCGGGCGGCCTGTTCGTGCCCGGCCTGTACTCGCCGCCCAATGACCTCGCCAAAGCCAACGGACTGAAGCTGTTCTTCCCTAAG GTCATCGCAGGACTGACGAAGATCGAGTCGGAGCACCTCCCGCCGCACACGCTGGTGATGTTCCCGGCGGACAAGCGCGAGGTCGTCAAGGAGGTCGTCGACCAATATCCTGAAGAGATACTCAAT TTGGGGATCTTCCACGGCGATGATTTGTACTCGCTGGAGCACGTGGCGTACACCGTCAAGCAGTACGACAAAATGGAGCGGGGCTATCCGTACAAATC CAAAGACCGCGTGGCGGTGATGGTGTCCCGTAAGCGGAGTCTGCCGCTGCTGCAGCTGGCCGGGCTCAACCCGACCTATATCAGTATCGACCCGCCTACGGCCGTGCGGGACTGTCTTACCCTGTTCCCTGTAGGCTACGGAGACGATTATGAGGAGGAGGAGAGCGTAGTTGAAGAGGAGATTGTGGTTGGTTACTTACCTTAG
- the LOC134655254 gene encoding UMP-CMP kinase: protein MLDRVLRRFSVLFNKMVPEVVFVLGAPGSGKGTQCSLISKQYDYVHLSAGDLLREERQRPGSEYGEMIEEKIRNGEIVPVEVTCSLLHKAMQQSGKTRFLIDGFPRNKDNLDGWERVMTDKTKLQFVLFFECCRDLCTERCLGRGAAGSGRSDDNLESLQKRFNTYLNDTMPIIDHYDRLGLVRRINAEVSPAEVFECVKKAFTAVEKSES, encoded by the coding sequence ATGCTGGATCGTGTGCTCCGTCGCTTTTCAGTTTTATTCAACAAGATGGTGCCAGAAGTGGTGTTTGTGCTGGGAGCGCCCGGCTCCGGCAAAGGGACGCAGTGCTCCTTGATCTCTAAACAATACGATTACGTGCACTTGTCCGCTGGGGACCTGCTGCGCGAGGAGCGGCAGCGGCCTGGCTCCGAATACGGAGAGATGATCGAGGAAAAAATCCGTAATGGCGAGATCGTGCCCGTCGAGGTTACTTGCTCGCTCCTACACAAGGCCATGCAGCAATCCGGCAAGACGCGCTTCCTTATCGACGGCTTCCCGCGCAACAAGGACAACTTAGATGGCTGGGAACGCGTGATGACTGACAAAACGAAGCTGCAGTTTGTACTTTTCTTTGAGTGTTGTCGGGATCTGTGCACTGAGCGGTGCTTGGGGCGAGGCGCGGCGGGCAGCGGCCGCTCTGACGACAACCTAGAGAGCTTGCAGAAGAGATTCAACACGTACCTGAACGACACCATGCCTATCATAGACCACTACGACCGCCTCGGCCTCGTGCGTCGAATCAATGCTGAAGTTAGCCCAGCAGAAGTGTTCGAGTGTGTCAAAAAAGCATTCACAGCTGTTGAGAAGAGTGaaagttaa